In Rhodobacter xanthinilyticus, a single window of DNA contains:
- a CDS encoding TetR/AcrR family transcriptional regulator has product MTEATKIRKGRKFGQVLDGARTIFLRDGFEGASVDDIAREAGVSKATLYSYFPDKKLLFMEVAKAECARQSEEAVEITRTGAPVREVLRAAAERIVAFMTSDFGQGIFRICVAEADRFPQLGHEFYHSGPMMVRMRLVEYLREAVARGELAIEDFDLAADQFAELCKADIHARLIFGVDACCAPRDVQRTIDGAVEMFMARYGAKG; this is encoded by the coding sequence GTGACCGAGGCAACGAAAATCCGCAAGGGCCGCAAATTCGGGCAAGTGCTCGACGGCGCGCGCACGATCTTTTTGCGCGACGGGTTCGAGGGCGCTTCGGTCGATGATATCGCGCGGGAGGCGGGGGTGTCGAAGGCGACGCTCTACAGCTATTTCCCCGACAAGAAGCTTCTCTTCATGGAAGTCGCGAAGGCGGAATGCGCGCGCCAATCCGAGGAAGCGGTGGAGATCACCCGCACCGGCGCGCCCGTGCGCGAGGTGCTGCGCGCGGCGGCCGAGCGGATCGTGGCCTTCATGACCTCGGATTTCGGGCAGGGGATCTTTCGGATCTGTGTCGCCGAGGCCGACCGTTTCCCGCAGCTCGGCCATGAGTTCTACCACTCCGGCCCGATGATGGTGCGCATGCGGCTTGTCGAGTATCTGCGCGAGGCGGTGGCGCGGGGCGAGCTCGCGATCGAGGATTTCGACCTCGCCGCCGATCAGTTCGCGGAGCTGTGCAAGGCCGATATCCACGCCCGGCTGATCTTCGGGGTCGATGCCTGCTGCGCGCCGCGCGATGTACAGCGCACGATCGACGGCGCGGTCGAGATGTTCATGGCGCGCTACGGCGCGAAGGGCTGA
- the aroC gene encoding chorismate synthase has protein sequence MSYNTFGHMFRVTTWGESHGPALGATVDGCPPGIEISEEFIQVFLDRRRPGQSKMTTQRQEPDQVKILSGVFEGRTTGTPIQLMIENTDQRSKDYGEIARQFRPGHADITYHQKYGLRDYRGGGRSSARETAARVAAGGVAQAVLKALVPGLVITGYMTQMGAKHINRERFDRDEILRNPFFIPDAEAVAEWSDYLEAMRKGQNSVGAMIELVAEGCPPGLGAPIYAKMDSDLAAAMMTINAVKGVEIGEGMAAAMLTGTENADEIVMGPEGPEYLTNHAGGILGGITTGQPIVLRFSVKPTSSILTPRRSINTAGEAVEVVTKGRHDPCVGIRAVPVAEAMMACVILDHLLLDRAQTGGMRGEIG, from the coding sequence ATGAGCTACAACACCTTCGGACATATGTTCCGCGTGACCACCTGGGGCGAGAGCCACGGGCCGGCCCTTGGCGCTACCGTCGACGGCTGCCCGCCCGGCATCGAGATCTCCGAGGAGTTCATCCAGGTCTTCCTCGACCGCCGCCGCCCGGGCCAGTCGAAGATGACCACCCAGCGCCAGGAACCCGATCAGGTGAAGATCCTCTCGGGCGTCTTCGAGGGGCGCACCACCGGCACGCCGATCCAGCTGATGATCGAGAACACCGACCAGCGCTCGAAGGATTACGGCGAGATCGCGCGGCAGTTTCGCCCGGGCCATGCCGATATCACCTATCACCAGAAATACGGGCTGCGCGATTATCGCGGCGGCGGGCGGTCCTCGGCGCGCGAAACCGCGGCGCGGGTGGCGGCGGGGGGCGTGGCGCAGGCGGTGCTGAAGGCGCTGGTGCCGGGGCTCGTGATCACCGGCTACATGACCCAGATGGGCGCCAAACACATCAACCGCGAGCGCTTCGACCGCGACGAGATCCTGCGCAACCCGTTCTTCATCCCCGATGCCGAGGCGGTGGCGGAATGGAGCGATTACCTCGAGGCGATGCGCAAGGGGCAAAACTCGGTGGGCGCGATGATCGAGCTTGTCGCCGAGGGCTGCCCGCCCGGGCTCGGCGCGCCGATCTATGCCAAGATGGACAGCGACCTCGCCGCGGCGATGATGACGATCAACGCGGTCAAGGGCGTCGAGATCGGCGAGGGGATGGCGGCGGCGATGCTGACCGGCACCGAGAACGCCGATGAGATCGTGATGGGGCCGGAGGGGCCGGAATATCTGACCAACCACGCCGGCGGGATCCTGGGCGGCATCACCACGGGCCAGCCGATCGTGCTGCGTTTCTCGGTCAAGCCGACCTCGTCGATCCTGACGCCGCGGCGCTCGATCAACACCGCGGGCGAGGCGGTCGAGGTGGTGACGAAGGGCCGCCACGACCCCTGCGTGGGGATCCGCGCGGTGCCGGTCGCCGAGGCGATGATGGCCTGCGTGATCCTCGATCACCTGCTCCTCGATCGTGCGCAAACCGGCGGTATGCGCGGCGAGATTGGCTGA
- a CDS encoding thiamine ABC transporter substrate-binding protein, translating into MKYPLMLAALALATPAMAADKPVLTVYAPDYFTSEWGPGPAIEKGFEARCGCDLDFVAGDVLPRVLLEGDKTEADVVIGLTTDLMARARATGLFAPHNEDVARLTLPIAWDDATFLPFNWSETAFVYDKTRLATPPASFQALLDAPDDAFKIAIEDPRSSELGLALVLWVKAIYGDKAPEAWAKLAPKVLTVTPGWSEAYGLFTDGEVDMVLSFTTSPAYHLIAEEDATKAAAIFPEGHYFYTEVAAQLTTSDQPDLAQAFLDYTLSDEFQGMIATANWSYPAVIKEGFLPAGFAALPRPEKTLFYSETEAEALREGALEEWRAAFAK; encoded by the coding sequence ATGAAATACCCTCTGATGCTTGCGGCCCTCGCTCTCGCGACCCCCGCGATGGCGGCTGACAAGCCCGTGCTCACCGTCTATGCCCCCGATTATTTCACCTCCGAATGGGGCCCCGGCCCCGCGATCGAAAAGGGCTTCGAGGCGCGCTGCGGCTGTGATCTCGACTTCGTCGCGGGCGATGTGCTGCCGCGCGTGCTGCTTGAGGGCGACAAGACCGAGGCCGATGTGGTGATCGGACTGACCACCGATCTGATGGCGCGCGCCCGCGCCACCGGCCTCTTCGCGCCCCATAACGAGGATGTCGCGCGCCTGACCCTGCCGATCGCGTGGGACGACGCGACCTTCCTGCCCTTCAACTGGAGCGAGACCGCCTTTGTCTATGACAAGACCCGCCTCGCCACCCCGCCCGCGAGCTTCCAGGCGCTGCTCGACGCCCCCGACGACGCCTTCAAGATCGCCATCGAAGACCCGCGCAGCTCGGAGCTCGGCCTCGCGCTCGTGCTCTGGGTGAAGGCGATCTATGGCGACAAGGCGCCCGAGGCCTGGGCGAAGCTCGCGCCCAAGGTGCTGACCGTGACGCCCGGCTGGTCCGAGGCCTATGGCCTCTTCACCGATGGCGAGGTCGACATGGTGCTCTCCTTCACCACCTCGCCCGCCTATCACCTGATCGCCGAGGAGGACGCCACCAAGGCCGCCGCGATCTTCCCCGAGGGGCATTATTTCTACACCGAGGTCGCGGCCCAGCTCACCACCTCCGATCAGCCCGACCTCGCGCAGGCCTTCCTCGATTACACCCTCTCGGACGAGTTTCAGGGCATGATCGCGACCGCGAACTGGTCCTATCCGGCGGTGATCAAGGAGGGCTTCCTGCCGGCGGGCTTCGCCGCCCTGCCGCGCCCGGAAAAGACGCTCTTTTATAGCGAGACCGAGGCCGAGGCGCTGCGCGAAGGCGCGTTGGAAGAATGGCGCGCGGCCTTCGCCAAATAA
- a CDS encoding ABC transporter permease family protein — translation MARGLRQIIPAALAAGVAVALVAGPLGAVIWRAGGFGALRPADLEAVWFTLWQAAASAALSCALAVPVARALWRRRFVGRGALIALMGAPFLLPTVVAVMGLIAVFGRRGWVNGALGALGLPEVTVYGAGGVILAHVFFNLPLATRMVLGGWAAIPAERLRLAAALGLGPREIARHLERPMLRAVLPGAALAIFLVCLSSFAVALILGGGPRATTIELAIYQAFRLDFDLARAAALALVQVAICLAALALAARVTRAEGFGAGLDRAQPLAAPAGARRAKDTALITLAAAFLLAPLAALLWRGLPALGALPGSIWAACATSLALALGATALTLALALPLALAAPRARWAEAAGMAPMAVSGLVLGTGLFLIARPFVSPPALALPVTLATNALLSLPFALRLLLPEVRRLQADYDRLASALSLTGLARLRLLTLPRLARPLGLSAGIAAAFSMGDLGVITLFSDGRTQTLPLALYQLMGAYRMDQAAAAASLLMALTFALFWAFDRIGQHADPR, via the coding sequence ATGGCGCGCGGCCTTCGCCAAATAATCCCGGCGGCGCTGGCCGCGGGGGTCGCGGTCGCGCTGGTCGCGGGCCCGCTCGGCGCCGTGATCTGGCGCGCGGGCGGGTTCGGCGCGCTCCGGCCGGCCGATCTCGAGGCGGTCTGGTTCACGCTCTGGCAGGCGGCGGCCTCGGCCGCGCTCTCCTGCGCGCTCGCCGTGCCGGTGGCGCGCGCGCTCTGGCGGCGGCGCTTTGTCGGGCGGGGCGCGCTGATCGCGCTGATGGGCGCGCCCTTCCTGCTGCCGACCGTGGTCGCGGTGATGGGGCTGATCGCGGTGTTCGGGCGGCGCGGCTGGGTCAACGGCGCGCTCGGCGCGCTCGGCCTGCCCGAGGTCACGGTCTATGGCGCGGGCGGCGTGATCCTTGCGCATGTGTTCTTCAACCTGCCGCTGGCCACGCGGATGGTGCTCGGCGGCTGGGCTGCGATCCCGGCCGAACGGCTGCGCCTTGCCGCGGCGCTCGGGCTCGGCCCGCGCGAGATCGCCCGCCATCTCGAGCGCCCGATGCTGCGCGCGGTGCTGCCCGGCGCGGCGCTCGCGATCTTTCTGGTCTGCCTGAGCTCCTTCGCGGTGGCGCTGATCCTCGGCGGCGGCCCGCGCGCCACCACCATCGAACTCGCGATCTATCAGGCCTTCCGGCTCGATTTCGACCTCGCCCGCGCGGCGGCGCTGGCGCTGGTGCAGGTCGCGATCTGCCTTGCCGCGCTTGCGCTCGCGGCGCGGGTGACGCGCGCCGAGGGCTTCGGCGCGGGGCTTGATCGCGCGCAGCCCCTCGCCGCCCCGGCCGGCGCGCGGCGCGCCAAGGACACCGCGCTGATCACCCTCGCGGCGGCCTTCCTGCTCGCCCCGCTCGCGGCGCTGCTCTGGCGCGGGCTGCCCGCGCTCGGCGCGCTGCCGGGCTCGATCTGGGCGGCCTGCGCGACCTCGCTCGCCCTCGCGCTCGGCGCCACCGCGCTCACCCTTGCGCTCGCGCTGCCGCTTGCGCTCGCCGCGCCGCGCGCGCGGTGGGCCGAGGCCGCGGGGATGGCGCCGATGGCGGTCTCCGGCCTCGTCCTCGGCACCGGGCTGTTCCTGATCGCGCGGCCCTTCGTGAGCCCCCCCGCGCTCGCCCTGCCCGTCACGCTCGCGACCAACGCGCTCCTCAGCCTGCCCTTCGCGCTGCGCCTCCTGCTGCCCGAGGTGCGCCGCCTGCAGGCTGATTACGACCGCCTCGCGAGCGCGCTCTCGCTCACCGGCCTGGCGCGGCTGCGGCTCTTGACGCTGCCGCGCCTTGCCCGCCCGCTCGGCCTCTCGGCGGGCATCGCGGCGGCCTTCTCGATGGGCGACCTCGGCGTCATCACCCTCTTCTCGGACGGCCGCACCCAGACCCTGCCGCTCGCGCTCTATCAGCTCATGGGCGCCTATCGGATGGATCAGGCCGCCGCCGCCGCGAGCCTGCTCATGGCCCTCACCTTCGCCCTCTTCTGGGCCTTCGACCGGATCGGACAGCATGCTGACCCTCGATAA
- a CDS encoding thiamine ABC transporter ATP-binding protein, translated as MLTLDNLLIEQGDFTLRADLTIATHARVALIGPSGAGKSTLLSTIAGFLAPAAGRLLWQGADLGPLAPGARPLSILFQDQNLFPHLSVAQNIGLGLDPRLRLSKADHARIEAALARIGLPGLGARRPADLSGGQQSRVALARALLRARPLLLLDEPFAALGPALKAEMLALVAEIATEEALTVLMVSHDPEDARTLCPETILVAEGRAAPPAPTETLLAAPPPALAAYLGNTLPRI; from the coding sequence ATGCTGACCCTCGATAACCTCTTGATCGAACAGGGCGATTTCACCCTCCGCGCCGATCTCACCATCGCCACGCACGCCCGCGTGGCGCTGATCGGCCCCTCCGGCGCGGGGAAATCGACGCTCCTCTCCACGATCGCGGGCTTCCTCGCCCCCGCCGCCGGGCGCCTGCTCTGGCAGGGCGCGGATCTCGGCCCCCTCGCCCCCGGCGCGCGCCCGCTCTCGATCCTCTTTCAGGATCAAAACCTCTTCCCCCATCTCAGCGTGGCGCAAAACATCGGCCTCGGGCTCGACCCGCGGCTGCGCCTGAGCAAGGCGGATCACGCCCGGATCGAGGCGGCGCTTGCGCGCATCGGGCTGCCGGGGCTCGGGGCCCGCCGCCCGGCCGATCTCTCCGGCGGCCAGCAAAGCCGCGTGGCGCTCGCCCGGGCGCTCCTGCGCGCGCGCCCGCTTCTCCTCCTCGATGAACCCTTCGCCGCGCTCGGCCCCGCGCTGAAGGCCGAGATGCTCGCCCTCGTCGCCGAAATCGCCACCGAAGAGGCGCTCACCGTGCTGATGGTCAGCCATGACCCCGAGGACGCCCGCACCCTCTGCCCCGAGACGATTCTCGTCGCCGAGGGCCGCGCCGCGCCGCCCGCGCCGACCGAGACGCTGCTCGCCGCGCCGCCGCCCGCGCTCGCCGCCTATCTGGGCAACACTCTCCCGAGAATTTGA
- a CDS encoding I78 family peptidase inhibitor produces MLIRLSLIAAAALSLAACQSPVEDTPPQPLPTPHMTPAVTQTGPLEQREPDTCHAADHIGVLGQPASVIPTLGITRAINVVEWRGIEPQEYNPQRVVFRLDAAGNIFNIDCG; encoded by the coding sequence ATGTTGATCCGCCTTTCCCTGATCGCCGCCGCCGCGCTGAGCCTTGCGGCCTGCCAGTCGCCCGTTGAGGACACCCCGCCGCAGCCGCTGCCGACGCCGCACATGACCCCCGCGGTCACGCAAACCGGCCCGCTCGAGCAGCGCGAGCCCGATACCTGCCACGCCGCCGACCATATCGGCGTGCTCGGTCAACCCGCGAGCGTGATCCCGACGCTCGGCATCACCCGCGCGATCAATGTCGTCGAATGGCGCGGCATCGAGCCGCAGGAATACAACCCGCAGCGCGTGGTGTTCCGCCTCGACGCGGCCGGCAATATCTTCAACATCGACTGCGGCTGA
- a CDS encoding cytochrome c — translation MRLAPLALPLPLALSLAVLSAAPAAFAGEDPTDPTVLARVQLMRAMKADLAALGDLAAGKVAFDEAAAEAAVNAFLARADKVEAAYKDKADDPASDGLPDIWTARAEFRQKENRLVKAAMGLEWSSPAALAETLAPVAAACKDCHGRFRM, via the coding sequence ATGCGTCTTGCGCCCCTCGCCCTGCCCCTGCCCCTGGCCCTGAGCCTTGCCGTTCTGTCCGCCGCGCCCGCGGCCTTTGCGGGCGAGGATCCGACCGACCCGACCGTGCTCGCGCGGGTGCAGCTGATGCGCGCGATGAAGGCCGATCTCGCGGCGCTGGGCGATCTGGCGGCGGGGAAGGTGGCCTTCGACGAGGCCGCGGCCGAGGCGGCGGTGAACGCTTTTCTGGCGCGGGCCGACAAGGTCGAGGCGGCTTACAAGGACAAGGCCGATGACCCGGCCTCGGACGGGCTGCCCGATATCTGGACCGCGCGGGCCGAGTTCCGGCAAAAGGAAAACCGCCTTGTGAAGGCGGCGATGGGGCTCGAGTGGTCGAGCCCCGCGGCTCTGGCCGAGACGCTCGCGCCGGTGGCGGCCGCGTGCAAGGATTGCCACGGCCGCTTCCGGATGTGA
- a CDS encoding DUF2794 domain-containing protein produces MSIHDPTPFPGPRPAPEQVAFDRTELGTILGLYGRMVAAGEWRDYAMSFLRDVAVFSVFRRSAENPLYRIEKRPALRNRQGMYAVIGMDGQILKRGQDLASVLRVLERKLIRPIE; encoded by the coding sequence ATGTCGATCCATGACCCGACCCCGTTCCCCGGCCCGCGCCCTGCCCCCGAGCAGGTCGCCTTCGACCGGACCGAGCTCGGCACGATCCTCGGGCTTTACGGGCGGATGGTCGCGGCCGGCGAGTGGCGCGACTACGCGATGAGCTTCCTGCGCGATGTGGCGGTTTTCTCGGTCTTCCGGCGCAGCGCCGAAAACCCGCTCTACCGGATCGAAAAGCGCCCCGCGCTGCGCAACCGCCAGGGCATGTATGCGGTGATCGGCATGGATGGCCAGATCCTCAAACGCGGGCAGGATCTCGCCTCCGTGCTGCGCGTACTCGAGCGCAAGCTGATCCGCCCGATCGAGTGA
- a CDS encoding C40 family peptidase codes for MSDRRLTPFSGRVAHESLRGQIEAPAFTAGEAASLIAPVADLCPEPGALRDRQLLFGAALTVIDRAGEAVFVQAVADGYCGWVAAAAVGPACEASHWVAAPATHLYREASIKRGEVARLSLGARVAVLAETGGFARTAEGYIPAQHLAPLAAPAPDPVALAESLLGTPYLWGGNSRDGIDCSGLVQVAFHAAGRPCAGDSDLQRADFGDYLPAGTAPRRGDLFFWRGHVAIAVSGEVLLHANGHTMSVAHEGIAACLARIEAAGQGPFYGIKRP; via the coding sequence GTGAGCGACCGTCGTCTGACCCCGTTTTCGGGCCGTGTGGCCCATGAGAGCCTGCGCGGCCAGATCGAGGCGCCCGCCTTCACCGCGGGTGAGGCCGCGAGCCTGATCGCGCCGGTGGCCGATCTGTGCCCCGAGCCCGGCGCGCTGCGCGACCGCCAGCTGCTCTTTGGTGCCGCGCTCACGGTGATCGACCGCGCGGGCGAGGCGGTTTTCGTGCAGGCGGTTGCCGATGGCTATTGCGGCTGGGTCGCGGCGGCGGCGGTGGGCCCGGCGTGCGAGGCCTCGCATTGGGTCGCGGCGCCCGCCACGCATCTCTATCGCGAGGCCTCGATCAAACGCGGCGAGGTGGCGCGGCTCAGCCTCGGCGCGCGCGTCGCGGTGTTGGCCGAGACGGGCGGGTTTGCCCGCACCGCCGAGGGCTACATCCCCGCCCAGCATCTCGCGCCGCTCGCCGCCCCCGCGCCCGACCCGGTCGCGCTCGCCGAGAGCCTCCTCGGCACGCCCTATCTCTGGGGCGGCAATTCGCGCGACGGGATCGATTGTTCGGGCCTCGTGCAGGTGGCCTTCCACGCCGCCGGCCGGCCCTGCGCGGGCGACAGCGATCTGCAACGCGCGGATTTCGGCGATTACCTGCCCGCAGGCACGGCGCCGCGGCGGGGGGATCTCTTCTTCTGGCGCGGGCATGTGGCGATTGCGGTCTCGGGCGAGGTGCTCCTCCATGCCAATGGCCATACGATGAGCGTCGCCCATGAGGGGATCGCGGCCTGTCTCGCGCGGATCGAGGCGGCCGGGCAGGGGCCGTTTTACGGGATCAAGCGCCCCTGA
- a CDS encoding leucyl aminopeptidase family protein — protein sequence MPQPDQTPLAVLTDRPEMRFAPQGTAALSLFLIEAGADLPAALTPAQAAFARAQGFTGAAGQLCLLPGEAGVAGALFGYGTAQARVRKRFLLAQAAAGLPEGAWQIVGDLRGAEAEEAALGWLLEGYRYARYAPAKAPCARLVAPAGVDAARLEAIAAGEALTRDLINTPPNDMGPAELEAEARALAAAFGAEITVITGEDLLEAGYPLIHAVGRASPRAPRLIELRWGAEGPEVALVGKGVCFDTGGLNLKPGSSMGLMKKDMGGAATVLGLARMIMALGLGLRLRVLIPAVENSVSGAAFRPQDIYISRKGLSVEINNTDAEGRLVLADALAAADEEAPDLILCLATLTGAARVALGPDLPPFYTDDAALAAALARGAEAVADPLWRMPFWAPYESLIEPGIADLDNAPAGGMAGSITAALFLRRFVTETERFAHFDIYGWQPSAQPGRPKGGVGQGARAILAALPEVLGL from the coding sequence ATGCCGCAGCCCGATCAAACCCCGCTGGCCGTTCTGACCGACCGCCCGGAGATGCGTTTCGCGCCGCAGGGGACTGCGGCGCTTTCGCTTTTTCTGATCGAGGCGGGGGCGGATCTGCCCGCAGCCCTCACCCCAGCGCAGGCCGCGTTCGCGCGCGCCCAAGGGTTTACCGGCGCGGCGGGGCAGCTTTGTCTTCTGCCCGGGGAGGCGGGCGTCGCGGGGGCGCTCTTCGGCTATGGCACGGCGCAGGCGCGCGTCAGGAAACGCTTCTTGCTCGCGCAGGCGGCGGCGGGCCTGCCTGAGGGCGCCTGGCAGATCGTGGGCGATCTGCGCGGGGCCGAGGCCGAGGAGGCCGCGCTCGGCTGGCTTCTCGAGGGCTATCGCTATGCCCGCTATGCGCCCGCGAAAGCGCCCTGCGCGCGGCTCGTGGCGCCGGCGGGGGTCGATGCCGCGCGGCTCGAGGCGATCGCGGCGGGCGAGGCGCTGACCCGCGATCTGATCAACACGCCGCCCAATGACATGGGCCCGGCCGAGCTCGAGGCCGAGGCGCGCGCGCTGGCCGCGGCCTTTGGCGCCGAGATCACGGTGATCACCGGCGAGGATCTGCTCGAGGCGGGCTATCCGCTGATCCATGCGGTCGGGCGGGCGAGCCCGCGGGCGCCGCGGCTGATCGAGCTGCGCTGGGGGGCGGAGGGGCCGGAGGTCGCGCTGGTCGGCAAGGGGGTGTGTTTCGACACCGGCGGGCTGAACCTCAAGCCGGGCAGCTCGATGGGGCTGATGAAGAAGGACATGGGCGGCGCCGCGACGGTGCTGGGGCTTGCGCGGATGATCATGGCGCTGGGGCTCGGGCTACGGCTGCGGGTGCTGATCCCGGCGGTCGAGAATTCGGTCTCGGGCGCGGCGTTCCGGCCGCAGGATATCTACATCTCGCGCAAGGGGTTGAGCGTCGAGATCAACAACACCGATGCGGAGGGGCGGCTCGTGCTCGCCGATGCGCTGGCGGCGGCGGATGAAGAGGCGCCCGATCTGATCTTGTGTCTGGCGACGCTGACCGGGGCGGCGCGGGTCGCGCTCGGGCCCGATCTGCCGCCCTTCTACACCGATGACGCGGCGCTCGCGGCGGCGCTGGCGCGCGGCGCCGAGGCCGTGGCCGATCCGCTCTGGCGGATGCCGTTCTGGGCGCCCTATGAGAGCCTGATCGAGCCCGGGATCGCCGATCTCGACAACGCCCCCGCGGGCGGTATGGCGGGCTCGATCACGGCGGCGCTGTTCCTGCGCCGGTTTGTCACCGAGACCGAGCGCTTTGCGCATTTCGACATCTATGGCTGGCAGCCGAGCGCCCAGCCCGGCCGCCCGAAAGGCGGCGTGGGCCAGGGCGCGCGCGCGATCCTTGCCGCTTTGCCGGAGGTTCTGGGCCTGTGA
- a CDS encoding carbonic anhydrase — MKEHVRPLPTYLVQRYLGWKATTYAENRSWYKRLAEDGQRPRAMIISCCDSRVHVTSLFGADSGEFFSHRNIANLVPKFNPDGDHHGTSAAVEYAVKALKVSHLIVLGHSQCGGVAGCHAMCTGHAPELEEKTSFVGTWLNLLRPGYEHVKELPEAEQVAALEKQAVMISLENLMTFPFVQAALEEGDMTLHGLWHDIGSGGLSQLNPATGEFEPI, encoded by the coding sequence ATGAAGGAACATGTGCGCCCGTTGCCGACTTACCTCGTGCAACGCTATCTCGGCTGGAAGGCGACCACCTATGCCGAGAACCGTTCGTGGTACAAACGCCTCGCCGAGGATGGCCAGCGCCCGCGCGCGATGATCATCTCGTGCTGCGATTCGCGGGTCCATGTGACCTCGCTCTTCGGCGCCGACAGCGGCGAGTTCTTCAGCCACCGCAACATCGCCAACCTGGTGCCGAAGTTCAACCCGGACGGCGACCACCACGGCACCTCGGCGGCGGTCGAATATGCCGTGAAGGCGCTGAAGGTCTCGCATCTGATCGTGCTCGGCCATTCGCAATGCGGCGGCGTCGCGGGCTGCCATGCGATGTGCACCGGCCATGCGCCCGAGCTCGAGGAAAAGACCTCCTTCGTGGGCACCTGGCTGAACCTGCTTCGCCCGGGCTATGAGCACGTCAAGGAGCTCCCCGAGGCCGAGCAGGTCGCCGCGCTGGAGAAACAGGCGGTGATGATCAGCCTCGAGAACCTGATGACCTTCCCCTTCGTGCAGGCCGCGCTGGAAGAGGGCGACATGACGCTGCACGGGCTGTGGCACGACATCGGCTCGGGCGGGCTCAGCCAGCTCAACCCGGCGACGGGCGAATTCGAGCCGATCTGA
- a CDS encoding DUF4139 domain-containing protein, with amino-acid sequence MKPVSLIAALCLCAAPAALFAAPLEKAAAPVAVTLYPWGAEVTRALEVSAAEPVEYLVTGLPAGSDMASLRVSGEGLEIGAVSLIHDRLPEGTGAVVPEAVAAARARVATAEEALAAGEDGVAAIRAEAEAARARAAFLSGAETGGLSPKALGDLAAAVSAGVLEANRAAIAAEAEARRASVALEPAREELAAAQKALAAIDHPGEAGDALLVTVKGAGALKIRSYTDAAGWAPAYDARIDRASGALTLDRYVSVHQESGEDWSGVALTLSTAAPSERAAPSELWPEALRYGPPEPVAALRAEKTFAADAEPMMEAAPAPVIVGDGVAQQGVALSYAFDGPVDLRDGVEGLRLKLGAVALNADLFAEAVPYYDATAYRVAEAENTSGEVLLAGPAMLWVDGEIVGATDLPQVVAGDRLRLGFGAIEGLRLTRVTEDSAEGGRGLISKTNERSERVRIEVKNLTAESWPVRLIDRVPYAEQEDLKISYAATPAPAEEGYEDKRGLLVWRFDVAPGATQTVSLETTINWPEGQILR; translated from the coding sequence ATGAAACCTGTTTCCCTGATCGCCGCGCTGTGCCTGTGCGCCGCGCCAGCCGCGCTGTTTGCCGCGCCGCTCGAGAAAGCCGCGGCGCCGGTCGCGGTGACGCTCTACCCCTGGGGGGCGGAGGTGACGCGCGCGCTCGAGGTTTCGGCCGCCGAGCCCGTCGAATATCTTGTGACCGGCCTGCCCGCGGGCAGCGATATGGCGAGCCTGCGGGTCAGCGGCGAGGGGCTCGAGATCGGCGCGGTGTCGTTGATCCATGACCGGCTGCCCGAGGGCACGGGCGCGGTGGTGCCCGAGGCAGTGGCCGCGGCGCGCGCGCGGGTGGCCACGGCGGAGGAGGCTTTGGCGGCGGGCGAGGACGGGGTTGCGGCGATCCGCGCCGAGGCCGAGGCCGCGCGGGCGCGGGCGGCGTTTCTGAGCGGGGCGGAGACCGGCGGGCTCTCGCCCAAGGCGCTTGGCGATCTGGCGGCGGCGGTGTCGGCCGGGGTGCTCGAGGCCAATCGCGCGGCGATTGCGGCCGAGGCCGAGGCGCGGCGCGCGTCCGTGGCGCTCGAGCCCGCCCGCGAGGAGCTTGCCGCGGCGCAAAAGGCGCTCGCGGCGATTGATCACCCGGGCGAGGCGGGCGACGCGCTTTTGGTGACGGTGAAGGGCGCGGGCGCGCTGAAGATCCGCAGCTATACCGATGCGGCGGGTTGGGCGCCGGCTTATGATGCGCGCATCGACCGGGCGAGCGGGGCGTTGACGCTCGATCGTTATGTGTCGGTGCATCAGGAGAGCGGCGAGGATTGGTCGGGGGTCGCGCTGACGCTCTCGACCGCGGCGCCCTCGGAGCGCGCCGCGCCCTCCGAGCTCTGGCCCGAGGCGCTGCGCTATGGCCCGCCCGAGCCGGTGGCCGCGCTGCGCGCCGAGAAGACGTTTGCCGCCGATGCCGAGCCGATGATGGAGGCCGCGCCCGCGCCGGTGATCGTGGGGGACGGGGTCGCGCAGCAGGGGGTGGCGCTGAGCTATGCCTTTGACGGGCCGGTCGATTTGCGCGACGGGGTCGAGGGGCTGCGGCTCAAACTCGGCGCGGTGGCGCTGAACGCCGATCTCTTCGCCGAAGCCGTGCCCTATTATGATGCGACCGCCTATCGGGTGGCGGAAGCCGAGAACACCAGCGGCGAGGTGTTGCTCGCGGGGCCGGCGATGCTCTGGGTCGATGGCGAGATCGTCGGCGCGACGGATCTGCCGCAGGTGGTGGCGGGCGACAGGCTGCGGCTCGGCTTTGGCGCGATCGAGGGGCTGCGGCTCACGCGCGTGACCGAAGACAGCGCCGAGGGCGGGCGCGGGTTGATCTCGAAAACCAATGAGCGCAGCGAGCGGGTGCGGATCGAGGTGAAGAACCTGACGGCCGAGAGCTGGCCGGTGCGGCTGATCGACCGGGTGCCCTATGCCGAGCAGGAGGATCTCAAGATCAGCTATGCCGCGACGCCCGCCCCGGCCGAGGAGGGCTACGAGGACAAGCGCGGGCTTCTGGTCTGGCGCTTCGATGTTGCGCCGGGGGCGACGCAGACGGTCAGCCTCGAGACCACGATCAACTGGCCCGAGGGGCAGATCCTGCGCTGA